One Ignavibacteriota bacterium genomic window carries:
- a CDS encoding carbamoyltransferase, which produces MNILGISCYYHDSAAALVQDGNLVAAAQEERFTRKKHDPDFPSNAIQYCLQEAGINISDVDYVGFYDKPLTKFDRILETALATWPLGFRSFLKAMPVWLNEKMWVPQKIRDLLDYHGPIYFSEHHISHAASAFLVSPFKEAAILTMDGVGEWDTTTFGFGKENDIQLLKTIRFPHSLGLFYSAFTYYLGFKVNSAEYKVMGLAPYGEPRFYDLIMKNLIDVKDDGSFRLNMEYFVYDRHLTMTGKKFEELFGEKTREGESKLTQFHKDVAASLQKVTDEVVVKMANHVYAETKLPNLCMAGGVALNCVANSKVLQQTPFKNVFIQPASGDAGGALGVAYYIYNTLLGKPRTFSMEHAFFGPEFSDEMIEEFLHSKQLPYLKYDRVELLNETARLITEQNVIGWFQGRMEFGPRALGARSIIADARNKENWQRVNLKIKFRESFRPFAPTILEDKTNEYFEIDCPSPFMLLVAQVRENKRTVPAITHVDGSARLQTINRQQHALYYDLISTFEKLTGCPVIINTSFNVRGEPIVCSPEDAFRCFMRTEMDYLVLGSFILDKKKMANLTLDLSWQKEFQLD; this is translated from the coding sequence ATGAACATTCTTGGCATTTCTTGTTACTACCATGATTCCGCCGCCGCGCTTGTGCAAGATGGGAACCTTGTTGCTGCCGCGCAGGAAGAACGCTTCACGCGGAAAAAGCATGACCCCGATTTCCCAAGCAACGCAATTCAATACTGTTTACAGGAGGCGGGAATAAATATTTCCGATGTGGATTATGTCGGCTTTTATGATAAACCTCTGACAAAATTTGACAGAATTCTTGAAACCGCGCTTGCAACATGGCCCCTTGGATTCCGCTCGTTTCTGAAAGCCATGCCAGTTTGGCTGAACGAAAAGATGTGGGTACCTCAAAAAATCCGTGATCTGCTTGATTATCACGGTCCGATTTATTTTTCGGAACATCATATCTCGCACGCGGCAAGCGCGTTCCTTGTTTCACCGTTCAAGGAAGCGGCAATATTGACAATGGATGGAGTTGGTGAGTGGGACACAACGACATTTGGTTTCGGCAAAGAGAACGATATTCAACTCTTGAAAACTATTCGCTTCCCTCATTCTCTTGGATTGTTTTATTCTGCGTTCACCTATTATCTCGGATTCAAAGTCAACAGCGCCGAGTACAAAGTCATGGGACTTGCACCGTACGGCGAGCCGCGCTTCTACGACCTCATAATGAAAAATCTCATTGATGTGAAAGATGACGGAAGTTTTCGTTTGAACATGGAGTATTTTGTGTACGACCGTCATCTGACGATGACGGGAAAAAAGTTTGAAGAATTATTCGGAGAGAAAACACGCGAAGGCGAATCGAAACTGACACAGTTTCATAAAGATGTCGCCGCAAGTTTGCAAAAGGTTACGGATGAAGTCGTCGTCAAGATGGCGAACCATGTCTATGCAGAAACGAAATTGCCAAACTTATGTATGGCAGGCGGAGTTGCTCTTAACTGTGTCGCGAACAGTAAAGTATTACAGCAAACTCCATTCAAGAATGTTTTCATTCAACCGGCATCCGGTGATGCGGGTGGAGCGCTTGGCGTGGCATATTACATCTACAATACGTTACTCGGAAAACCTCGAACGTTCTCGATGGAACATGCGTTCTTCGGACCTGAATTCTCCGACGAAATGATTGAAGAATTCCTGCACTCCAAACAACTTCCCTATTTGAAATATGACCGGGTTGAATTGTTAAATGAAACCGCACGCCTGATTACTGAACAAAATGTTATCGGTTGGTTTCAGGGAAGAATGGAGTTCGGACCGCGTGCGCTTGGTGCGAGAAGCATTATCGCTGACGCTCGAAACAAAGAGAATTGGCAACGCGTCAATTTGAAAATCAAATTCCGCGAGAGTTTCCGTCCATTCGCGCCGACTATCCTTGAAGATAAAACAAATGAATATTTCGAGATTGATTGTCCGAGTCCGTTCATGTTGCTTGTTGCACAAGTACGAGAAAACAAAAGAACAGTTCCCGCCATTACACATGTTGATGGTTCCGCCCGACTTCAAACAATCAACCGGCAACAACATGCCTTGTATTATGATTTGATTTCAACGTTTGAAAAACTTACCGGTTGCCCGGTCATCATCAATACATCATTTAATGTACGCGGCGAACCGATTGTCTGCTCGCCGGAGGATGCATTCAGATGCTTTATGAGAACGGAAATGGATTATCTTGTTCTCGGCTCGTTCATCCTTGATAAAAAGAAGATGGCAAACCTGACATTGGATTTGAGTTGGCAAAAAGAGTTTCAGTTGGATTGA
- a CDS encoding sugar ABC transporter permease → MNLRHIKDWHLIGLQQYIKVFTEPTQPNFYGIFLKTVIWTVVNVFFHVVLGVFLALLLNQAIKGKSIYRTLLILPWAIPQYIVALTWRGMFNYEYGSINIILTKYLNLPAVEWLKSPTEAFLACILTNVWLGFPFMMVVALGALQSIPHELYEAADIDGASWHHKLKNITIPLIRPVMIPAITLGIVWTFNNLNIVWLVSNGGEPSDQTHILVSFVYKAAFNLYRYGYAAALSMVLFIILLIFSVTFMKRTKATEAAY, encoded by the coding sequence ATGAACCTTCGCCACATCAAGGATTGGCATCTCATTGGACTTCAGCAGTACATCAAAGTCTTCACCGAGCCGACGCAACCGAACTTCTACGGGATATTTTTGAAGACTGTTATCTGGACTGTTGTGAACGTGTTCTTTCATGTCGTGCTTGGTGTGTTTCTCGCGTTGCTTCTCAATCAGGCAATCAAAGGAAAATCAATCTACCGGACATTATTGATTCTCCCGTGGGCGATTCCGCAATACATCGTTGCTCTGACGTGGCGCGGGATGTTCAACTATGAATACGGTTCAATCAACATTATCCTGACAAAGTATCTCAATCTTCCTGCTGTCGAGTGGTTGAAAAGTCCGACCGAAGCATTTCTCGCTTGCATTCTCACTAATGTCTGGCTCGGATTTCCATTCATGATGGTGGTCGCTCTCGGTGCGTTGCAAAGCATCCCGCATGAACTTTATGAGGCGGCAGATATTGACGGCGCATCATGGCATCATAAATTAAAGAACATTACAATCCCGCTCATCCGCCCGGTGATGATCCCCGCAATCACGCTTGGTATTGTTTGGACGTTCAACAACTTGAACATTGTGTGGCTTGTCAGCAACGGCGGTGAACCGTCAGACCAAACTCATATTCTTGTATCATTCGTGTATAAAGCCGCGTTCAACTTGTACCGTTACGGTTACGCCGCTGCGCTTTCGATGGTGCTGTTTATTATTCTTCTTATCTTCAGCGTGACGTTTATGAAACGAACGAAAGCGACAGAAGCGGCCTATTAA
- a CDS encoding T9SS type A sorting domain-containing protein produces the protein MIREIAGRADSMMTFWEGITKSEYVGIDSTISKINSAFSGPMDTISFASELRLTGAKQVTEVFFVALNAKNPVAQKFERKPEVPEQVTLEQNYPNPFNPTTTISFSLPVASVVTLKVYDMLGQEVATLLNNQEVESGEQEILFAANELTSGTYFYRITAQNVVEATTYESVRQMTLIK, from the coding sequence ATGATTCGTGAAATTGCTGGTCGTGCAGATTCGATGATGACTTTCTGGGAGGGAATTACGAAGAGTGAATACGTTGGAATTGACAGCACAATTTCAAAAATCAATTCAGCATTCTCCGGTCCGATGGATACGATTTCGTTTGCAAGTGAACTACGACTCACCGGCGCAAAACAAGTTACAGAAGTTTTCTTCGTCGCATTAAATGCAAAGAACCCGGTTGCACAAAAGTTTGAAAGAAAACCGGAAGTCCCTGAACAGGTGACATTAGAACAAAATTATCCGAACCCGTTCAACCCGACTACAACAATTTCTTTCTCGCTTCCCGTTGCATCTGTCGTCACGTTGAAAGTGTATGACATGCTTGGTCAGGAAGTTGCCACCTTATTAAACAATCAGGAAGTCGAATCGGGCGAACAGGAAATTCTCTTTGCCGCGAACGAACTTACATCCGGAACATACTTCTATCGCATCACAGCACAGAATGTTGTTGAGGCAACAACGTACGAGAGCGTCAGGCAGATGACGTTGATTAAATAA
- the malQ gene encoding 4-alpha-glucanotransferase: MKFERSAGILLHPTSLPGNFGIGDLGPNAFYFIDFLESCGQRLWQVLPLGPTGYGDSPYQCFSAFAGNPLLISPEKLLAQKLLSEDDVRLFPRFDSFQVEFGEVIKAKQTLLEKAFKHFQTSTDTNLKKAFDSFCESNKFWLEDYALFMTIKEAVGGTHWNRWEKECIHRDPQTMEAYTTRLHLLFAKQKFIQFLFFQQWHELKAYANSKNIKIIGDLPIFIAYDSADVWANKHLFDMDEDGVLLTKAGVPPDYFSPTGQLWGNPLYRWDVMEKDDFAWWRSRIQHLLECVDIIRIDHFRGFEAFWEIPGNAETAEKGTWVKAPGKKFFTTLQHHLGTLPILAEDLGLITKPVVELRDHFGFPGMKILQFAFGTGMENKFLPHNFIPNCVVYTGSHDNDTTRGYFEKAKNEPNDIYSFTQRYLNYNGDELTFELIRLAHSSVADIVIIPMQDVLNLGTEARMNFPGKLGGNWSWRFSWEQIGPDTASKLKELTVLYERPPKPKAHEQQDTSQ, from the coding sequence ATGAAATTTGAACGTTCCGCCGGTATTTTACTTCACCCTACTTCCCTGCCGGGAAATTTTGGCATTGGTGATTTAGGTCCCAATGCTTTTTATTTTATTGATTTTTTAGAATCATGCGGTCAGCGATTGTGGCAAGTCCTTCCTCTTGGTCCAACAGGATACGGAGATTCACCGTACCAATGCTTCTCTGCTTTTGCAGGAAATCCGTTACTCATCAGCCCGGAAAAATTGCTTGCGCAGAAATTACTCTCCGAAGATGATGTACGATTGTTCCCCCGTTTCGATTCATTTCAGGTCGAGTTTGGCGAAGTCATCAAAGCAAAACAAACGTTGTTAGAGAAAGCCTTCAAACACTTTCAAACATCAACCGATACAAATTTGAAGAAAGCATTTGATTCCTTTTGTGAATCAAACAAGTTCTGGCTTGAAGATTATGCTCTCTTTATGACAATCAAAGAGGCTGTAGGCGGCACACATTGGAACAGGTGGGAAAAAGAATGTATTCACCGTGACCCGCAAACGATGGAAGCGTACACTACCCGCCTTCATCTGTTGTTCGCCAAGCAGAAATTTATTCAGTTCCTTTTCTTTCAACAATGGCATGAACTGAAAGCATATGCGAACAGCAAAAACATAAAAATCATCGGAGACCTCCCCATCTTTATTGCGTATGATAGCGCAGATGTTTGGGCAAACAAACACTTGTTTGATATGGATGAAGACGGAGTGCTGTTAACAAAAGCCGGAGTCCCTCCCGATTATTTTAGTCCGACAGGACAACTGTGGGGAAATCCGTTGTATCGCTGGGATGTCATGGAAAAAGATGATTTTGCGTGGTGGCGTTCCCGCATCCAACATTTGCTTGAATGTGTTGACATCATTCGCATTGACCACTTCAGGGGATTCGAAGCGTTTTGGGAAATCCCCGGTAATGCGGAAACTGCCGAGAAAGGAACATGGGTGAAGGCGCCGGGAAAAAAATTCTTCACAACGCTTCAACATCATTTAGGAACACTCCCGATTCTGGCAGAAGACCTCGGACTGATTACAAAACCTGTCGTCGAACTTCGCGACCATTTCGGTTTCCCGGGAATGAAGATTCTCCAATTCGCGTTCGGGACAGGGATGGAAAATAAATTCCTCCCGCACAATTTTATACCAAACTGCGTCGTCTATACCGGCTCGCATGATAACGATACAACACGCGGTTATTTCGAGAAAGCAAAGAACGAACCGAACGACATTTACTCGTTTACGCAACGATATCTCAATTACAATGGTGACGAGTTGACGTTCGAGTTAATTCGTTTGGCTCATTCTTCAGTTGCGGATATTGTCATCATACCAATGCAGGATGTGTTGAATCTCGGCACAGAAGCACGAATGAATTTTCCCGGAAAACTTGGCGGTAACTGGTCGTGGCGTTTTTCATGGGAACAAATCGGACCGGACACCGCATCGAAACTCAAAGAACTTACAGTACTTTATGAACGACCACCGAAACCAAAAGCACATGAACAACAAGACACTTCACAGTAA
- a CDS encoding pullulanase, with amino-acid sequence MNNKTLHSNFISLFFFVLFLMVIPTSRPLFARPQAQQYLDSLYSEKEMGCILGKEQTTFRLFAPRATKVMLVLFNQHDEETGTEFLMVKDEQGVWEYSFPEVLLGKFYGYRVFGPEGPGEMFNPNIILADPYSKAVATKTNWHQPAKTLIINTEYDWEGDTFVAPDNYSKLIIYESHVRDLTSHSSSGVSSKGTYKGLTEEGTTGGLSYLKNLGVNAIELLPTQKFGNIELLYRDSSVMKFGYPFNTWNPYERNHWGYMTSYFFAPESYYGTDGTIKPESYNGADGRAVREFKDMVKTFHKNGIAVIMDVVYNHVSNYDFNPFKFIDKYYYFHTDMNGNFVASSGCGNDFKTDRLMARRLIVESVLYWMKEYHIDGFRFDLATMLDWETCKLITQEAKKINPNVILIAEAWGGGKYDLAGFSMIGWAAWNDLIRNGVKGQNPRDGHGFIFGKFQGSNSKKSFMSYVTGSLLVDGGPFTQKEHSINYLESHDDNTMGDFIRFALHDAKENEIVPDAGKNAKLTPQQLSLHKLAAMYLFTSQGPVMIHEGQEYGRSKLIAPTSSPDTRVGMIDHNSYDKDNETNYLNYHHAELNKELVEYYKGLIHLRTTYPQLSNVPNEAIEFLPTKDDFHIAFTINAEKVSDNAKNKKQKTTSIIVLLNGNPKKPLDMKLPKGSWQVLANPDKVTQDKPFGKITGTVSVPPTSGMILMR; translated from the coding sequence ATGAACAACAAGACACTTCACAGTAATTTTATATCACTCTTCTTCTTTGTTCTCTTTCTCATGGTGATTCCGACTTCACGTCCTCTTTTCGCTCGACCTCAGGCACAACAATATCTCGATTCACTCTATTCTGAAAAAGAAATGGGTTGCATTCTCGGCAAGGAACAAACGACATTCCGTTTGTTCGCACCTCGCGCAACGAAAGTGATGCTTGTTCTCTTCAATCAACATGATGAAGAAACCGGCACAGAATTTCTCATGGTGAAAGATGAACAGGGTGTGTGGGAATATTCCTTCCCCGAAGTTCTGCTCGGGAAGTTTTATGGTTACCGGGTGTTTGGTCCCGAAGGTCCGGGCGAGATGTTTAATCCGAACATTATCCTCGCCGACCCGTACTCGAAGGCAGTTGCAACGAAAACAAACTGGCATCAACCTGCAAAGACCCTCATCATCAATACTGAGTATGATTGGGAGGGAGATACATTTGTTGCGCCTGATAATTATTCCAAGTTAATCATCTATGAATCGCATGTTCGCGATTTGACCTCACATTCTTCTTCCGGTGTCTCATCAAAAGGAACGTACAAAGGATTGACAGAAGAAGGTACAACCGGCGGTTTGAGTTACTTGAAAAATCTCGGTGTCAATGCAATAGAACTCCTGCCGACCCAGAAATTCGGAAACATTGAATTGCTGTATCGCGATAGTTCAGTAATGAAATTCGGATACCCCTTCAATACGTGGAATCCGTACGAGCGGAATCATTGGGGATACATGACGAGTTATTTCTTCGCACCCGAATCGTATTACGGAACTGACGGAACAATCAAACCGGAATCATATAACGGCGCGGATGGACGGGCAGTGCGCGAATTCAAAGATATGGTGAAAACATTTCACAAGAATGGCATTGCCGTTATTATGGATGTGGTTTATAACCATGTTTCGAATTACGACTTCAACCCGTTCAAGTTTATTGATAAGTATTATTATTTCCATACCGATATGAACGGAAACTTCGTTGCGAGTTCCGGGTGCGGCAACGATTTCAAAACTGACCGGCTTATGGCTCGTCGTCTCATCGTCGAATCGGTACTATATTGGATGAAAGAATATCATATTGATGGCTTCCGCTTCGACCTTGCAACGATGCTCGATTGGGAAACGTGCAAACTCATCACACAGGAAGCAAAGAAAATCAACCCGAACGTCATATTAATTGCTGAAGCGTGGGGCGGTGGAAAGTATGACCTCGCTGGTTTCAGTATGATTGGATGGGCGGCGTGGAACGATTTGATTCGGAATGGAGTGAAAGGTCAAAACCCGCGAGACGGACACGGATTCATCTTTGGAAAATTTCAGGGAAGCAATTCCAAAAAGTCGTTTATGAGTTATGTAACCGGAAGTTTGCTTGTCGATGGCGGACCGTTCACGCAGAAAGAACACAGTATCAACTATCTCGAATCGCATGACGATAACACCATGGGAGATTTCATTCGGTTTGCCTTGCACGATGCTAAAGAAAATGAAATAGTGCCTGATGCCGGAAAAAATGCTAAACTTACTCCTCAACAACTTTCTCTTCACAAACTCGCGGCAATGTACTTATTCACATCTCAAGGTCCGGTGATGATTCATGAAGGACAGGAATACGGACGAAGCAAACTCATCGCCCCTACTTCCTCACCTGATACCCGCGTCGGAATGATTGACCACAACAGTTACGATAAAGACAACGAGACAAACTACCTGAATTATCATCACGCGGAACTCAACAAAGAACTTGTTGAGTATTACAAAGGATTAATTCATCTCCGAACAACCTATCCTCAGTTGAGCAATGTACCGAATGAAGCAATCGAGTTTCTCCCGACAAAGGATGATTTTCATATTGCATTTACTATTAACGCTGAGAAGGTATCGGACAATGCGAAAAATAAAAAACAGAAAACTACAAGCATTATTGTCCTGCTGAATGGTAATCCGAAAAAACCGCTCGACATGAAACTCCCGAAAGGAAGTTGGCAAGTTCTCGCCAATCCGGATAAAGTCACACAAGATAAACCATTCGGAAAAATAACCGGAACCGTTTCCGTTCCTCCAACCAGTGGGATGATTTTGATGAGATAA
- a CDS encoding sugar ABC transporter permease: MTNAKRKNLLKKVVTHAILIVFTIVAVYPVLQVVTISLRPGDKLLSTSLEIIPADATLQSYVSLFTDRPFLKWVWNSALISFTVTLTGVVLASMTGYAFSRFNFMGKKLGLLSLLVTQMFPATMLLLPLYIMLIYFGLINTYSGLIIIYTATALPFCIWTMKGYYDTIPISLEEAARIDGCNQFQSFYKVILPLAAPALVITGLFSFMTAWSEYIVAAQILQDSELYTLPLGLKSFEANMSTEWGLYGAASLIVMIPVVVLFIVLSKWLVSGLTLGSVKG; encoded by the coding sequence ATGACTAATGCCAAGAGAAAAAATCTATTAAAGAAAGTTGTTACCCATGCAATTCTGATTGTGTTTACTATCGTTGCAGTCTATCCTGTTTTACAAGTGGTCACGATTTCGCTTCGTCCGGGAGACAAATTGCTTTCGACTTCATTGGAAATCATTCCTGCAGATGCGACGTTGCAATCGTATGTTTCCTTATTCACTGACAGACCTTTTTTGAAATGGGTGTGGAACAGCGCTCTTATTTCGTTCACCGTTACATTGACCGGCGTCGTGCTTGCTTCGATGACGGGCTATGCTTTTTCACGCTTCAACTTCATGGGAAAGAAACTCGGACTCCTGAGTTTGTTGGTGACACAAATGTTCCCTGCAACGATGCTCTTGTTGCCGTTGTATATTATGCTCATTTACTTTGGTCTGATTAATACATACTCCGGGTTAATTATCATCTACACGGCAACCGCGTTACCATTTTGTATTTGGACGATGAAAGGATATTACGACACAATTCCAATTAGTCTTGAAGAAGCGGCACGGATTGACGGGTGCAATCAGTTTCAATCGTTTTACAAAGTGATTCTTCCGCTTGCCGCGCCTGCGCTTGTTATCACCGGATTGTTTTCGTTTATGACTGCATGGTCGGAGTACATCGTTGCCGCTCAGATTCTTCAGGATTCGGAGCTATACACTTTACCGCTCGGATTAAAATCATTTGAGGCGAACATGTCAACGGAGTGGGGATTATACGGTGCGGCATCGCTCATAGTAATGATACCGGTTGTTGTGTTGTTTATTGTGTTGAGTAAGTGGTTGGTTTCGGGATTGACCCTTGGAAGTGTGAAAGGATAA
- a CDS encoding response regulator — MISLQKYEDILEGVSGGFFALDKQFRILYWNRAAEIGTQLSRDEVLGKNVFEVFPNAEHDRIGECYRAAMKTKQFQTLEQVYKDERFEKWFDVRVYPNEGGISVVFQDITEQKRQQRQKEILMEVSHVINVAQYMDELCLNAGEQIARFMEIPSQFVCIYRFDAHSSLLHLMAPTIQDLNVNPEVLHQIVDVSTDTIAVETILKRQVVITDELSRSTIAAQYLTEVEKHKLRSLISIPLIVQNELQGVLEVLSHKNVKYAGDDLQMLSVIANELSIGISRKRLMDEITMKNIQLANEQRKTEEANETLKKFLATFSHELRAPLNAIVGFSDILTADFEKIPKEKVHDFMKNINVSGRHLQALINDILDLSKIEAGRMELHVEAYPVSYFVENLQRVMQSALDQKQVKLAFHVADDIDQLVVDQMRFKQILVNLTSNAVKFSPRDSEVTITIRRVHYEIEVEVLDKGIGIKPEDLSRLFVAYQQGKNSFASDEGTGLGLMITKKLVELHGGKIWVESEWGKGSTFRFRIPMIVAGEVVDSPEDLTKVMDAHQIVRKNGERPLVLIIEDNPQAGLLIKTYLDEAGYRTEIARNGFDGLEKAKQLKPDIITLDMIMPMKDGWQVLKELKAHPLCSHIPIIIISITDDKKLGFSMGAVEYFVKPVSRTELLETIGRLASRPQLRKKNPKVLVIDDDKTAIDLVAAILESEGFEVLTALNGKKGLLLAVEEKPDLILLDLNMPEIDGYRVAYELKQQSATRHTPIIILTSQEVDETMREQLEGFISGVMSKSRFTKRDLLREISTIEKMK; from the coding sequence ATGATTTCATTACAAAAATATGAAGACATTTTAGAGGGCGTTTCCGGCGGATTTTTTGCCCTCGATAAACAATTCCGAATACTTTACTGGAACCGAGCGGCAGAAATCGGGACGCAACTTTCACGGGATGAAGTTCTCGGCAAAAATGTGTTTGAAGTTTTTCCGAACGCAGAACATGACCGAATCGGAGAATGTTATCGTGCGGCAATGAAGACGAAGCAGTTTCAAACCCTCGAACAGGTCTATAAAGACGAACGGTTTGAAAAGTGGTTTGATGTACGGGTCTATCCGAACGAGGGGGGAATTTCGGTTGTCTTCCAGGATATTACAGAGCAGAAGCGACAGCAAAGACAAAAAGAAATTCTCATGGAGGTTTCACACGTTATCAATGTCGCCCAATATATGGATGAATTGTGTCTGAACGCGGGAGAACAAATTGCCCGGTTCATGGAAATCCCGTCGCAGTTTGTTTGTATTTACCGGTTCGATGCTCATTCCTCTCTGCTTCACCTGATGGCTCCGACCATTCAGGACTTGAACGTCAACCCCGAAGTACTCCATCAAATAGTTGATGTTTCAACAGACACAATTGCTGTGGAGACAATCTTGAAACGTCAGGTTGTTATCACCGATGAACTTTCCCGAAGTACGATAGCCGCTCAATATCTGACTGAAGTTGAAAAACATAAACTTCGCTCTCTCATTTCCATTCCGCTCATTGTTCAGAATGAATTGCAGGGTGTACTGGAAGTGCTTTCGCACAAGAACGTGAAATATGCCGGAGATGATTTGCAGATGCTTTCGGTGATTGCAAACGAACTCTCCATCGGTATCAGCCGAAAGCGGTTGATGGATGAAATCACGATGAAGAACATTCAACTCGCGAACGAGCAGAGAAAAACGGAAGAAGCAAACGAGACGTTGAAGAAGTTTCTTGCAACGTTCAGCCACGAATTGCGCGCTCCGTTGAATGCGATTGTAGGTTTCTCCGATATTTTAACAGCAGACTTTGAAAAAATACCGAAGGAAAAAGTTCATGACTTTATGAAGAACATCAACGTGAGCGGCAGGCACTTGCAGGCGCTCATCAATGATATTCTTGATTTATCAAAGATTGAAGCCGGAAGGATGGAACTCCATGTCGAAGCATATCCTGTTTCGTATTTTGTTGAAAACCTCCAGCGCGTAATGCAATCGGCATTGGACCAGAAGCAAGTGAAACTTGCTTTTCATGTTGCCGATGATATTGACCAACTTGTGGTAGACCAGATGCGGTTCAAACAAATTCTTGTCAACCTAACATCTAATGCGGTGAAGTTTAGTCCGAGAGATTCTGAAGTCACGATTACTATTCGCCGGGTGCATTACGAAATTGAAGTGGAAGTGCTTGATAAAGGAATCGGCATCAAGCCGGAAGATTTATCGCGTCTCTTCGTCGCATATCAGCAGGGAAAAAATTCGTTCGCGTCTGATGAAGGAACCGGCTTGGGTTTGATGATTACGAAAAAGTTAGTTGAACTACATGGCGGAAAAATTTGGGTCGAAAGCGAATGGGGAAAAGGAAGCACCTTCCGATTCCGAATTCCGATGATTGTAGCAGGCGAGGTGGTTGACTCGCCCGAAGATTTGACAAAAGTGATGGATGCGCATCAAATCGTCCGTAAAAACGGGGAACGTCCGTTGGTGTTGATTATTGAAGATAATCCGCAAGCGGGATTGCTCATCAAAACATATTTGGATGAGGCAGGTTACAGAACGGAAATTGCGCGGAATGGTTTTGATGGTTTAGAGAAAGCAAAGCAACTCAAACCCGACATCATCACACTCGATATGATTATGCCGATGAAAGATGGCTGGCAGGTGTTGAAGGAATTGAAGGCTCATCCGCTTTGCTCGCACATCCCGATTATCATCATCTCGATTACTGATGATAAAAAACTTGGTTTCAGTATGGGAGCGGTAGAATATTTTGTCAAGCCGGTCAGTCGCACGGAACTGCTTGAAACAATCGGCAGACTTGCCTCGCGTCCGCAGTTGAGGAAGAAAAATCCGAAAGTGCTGGTGATTGACGATGACAAAACTGCCATTGATTTAGTCGCGGCGATTCTTGAATCGGAAGGATTTGAAGTGCTGACTGCATTAAACGGAAAAAAAGGGTTGTTGCTTGCGGTAGAAGAGAAACCCGATTTAATTTTACTCGACTTAAATATGCCGGAGATTGACGGATACCGCGTTGCGTATGAACTCAAACAACAATCGGCAACACGCCACACACCGATTATTATTCTCACCTCACAGGAAGTTGATGAAACTATGCGCGAGCAGTTGGAAGGATTCATCAGTGGTGTAATGAGCAAATCGCGCTTCACGAAACGGGATTTGCTACGCGAGATAAGTACAATTGAGAAGATGAAGTAG